A window of Conger conger chromosome 13, fConCon1.1, whole genome shotgun sequence contains these coding sequences:
- the LOC133107310 gene encoding olfactory receptor 2AT4-like, producing MFYTERNSTTQSDFSYCILCNTLITLLPDVSLWYDHNQSEIRQFYLVGGEFGLKAFYTELSVFLLLVYLLVIIGNSMVCIAVVLEAKLHTPMYIFLSNLSLADIIITTTVLPKMISVGLLNDIAISFSGCFLQLNTYLACQCTEGILLGVMAFDRYVAICNPLRYNEIITPKISALLSVSTWLTGSLIPLPIVSKASDLPYCGDKIMFWFCDYPPVISCSCVDTKPLLFTALVNALILISLPGCLILFTYTKIILAVCKIKSVDGRKKAFSTCSSHLSIVIMFYCAHLCVYISSTVNDVHPNVLILVSIVNAFLTPFANPIIYSFRNKELKSAIQKHFLISNS from the exons atgttttacacagaga gAAATTCCACTACCCAATCCGATTTTTCTTACTG CATCCTTTGTAATACTTTGATAACTTTACTTCCAGATGTCAGTCTATGGTACGACCACAACCAAAGTGAGATCCGCCAGTTCTACCTCGTTGGGGGAGAGTTTGGCCTCAAAGCCTTCTACACAGAGCTCTCTGTCTTCCTCCTGCTGGTGTACCTTTTGGTCATTATTGGCAACTCTATGGTTTGCATTGCGGTGGTGCTGGAGGCCAAACTGCACACACCAATGTACATTTTCCTCTCCAATCTCTCTCTAGCTGATATCATCATCACAACCACCGTCCTCCCCAAGATGATATCTGTGGGCTTACTAAATGACATAGCCATTTCTTTCTCAGGGTGCTTCTTGCAGCTGAACACATATTTGGCATGTCAGTGCACGGAGGGGATTTTGCTTGGTGTCATGGCTTTTGACCGCTATGTGGCCATTTGTAATCCTCTACGCTACAATGAAATTATCACTCCAAAGATCAGTGCTCTACTTTCGGTCTCTACTTGGCTTACTGGATCTCTAATACCTCTTCCAATTGTAAGTAAAGCATCAGATTTACCGTACTGTGGTGATAAAATCATGTTTTGGTTTTGTGATTACCCTCCTGTTATTTCATGCTCTTGTGTAGACACAAAACCCCTGTTGTTCACAGCTCTAGTGAATGCTTTAATACTAATTTCATTGCCTGGATGTCTCATTCTTTTCACATACACTAAAATAATTTTAGCAgtttgtaaaattaaatctgtgGATGGCCGAAAAAAGGCCTTCTCTACCTGCTCCTCACATCTCAGTATTGTGATCATGTTCTAttgtgcacatctgtgtgtctaTATTAGTTCCACAGTAAATGATGTTCATCCAAATGTTCTCATCTTGGTCTCCATCGTGAATGCTTTCCTGACTCCTTTTGCAAACCCCATCATTTACAGCTTCAGAAATAAAGAACTAAAGTCTGCTATTCAAAAACACTTCTTAATCAGTAATTCTTGA
- the LOC133107311 gene encoding olfactory receptor 10J1-like yields the protein MYIFIGNLSLTDIIITTTVLPKIISVGLLNDIAISFSGCFMQQSTYLTFQSIEGFLLAIMGYDRYVAICNPLRYNDIITLKICAVLIMFACITGVVVILPITMYASTLPYCRKHIMFWFCDFPPVIALSCLDTTSLLLLALVNALFVIMIPGCVIIWTYSKIILTVCKIKSVDGRKKAFSTCSSHLTVVILFYGAHLIVYISSTVNNDNPSVLILISIINCILTPFANPIIYSFRNKELKTAIQKHFRFPRLHPL from the coding sequence atgtacatTTTCATCGGCAATCTCTCTTTAACGGACATCATCATTACAACCACCGTTCTCCCCAAGATTATATCTGTGGGCTTACTCAATGACATTGCCATTTCTTTCTCAGGCTGCTTCATGCAGCAGAGCACCTATCTGACATTTCAGTCTATTGAGGGATTTTTGCTTGCGATCATGGGCTATGATCGCTATGTGGCTATATGTAATCCTCTACGCTACAATGATATTATCACTCTCAAGATATGTGCTGTGCTCATAATGTTTGCTTGCATTACTGGAGTTGTCGTAATCCTGCCAATTACAATGTATGCTTCAACATTGCCTTACTGTAGGAAGCACATCATGTTCTGGTTTTGTGATTTCCCTCCTGTGATTGCACTATCCTGTTTGGACACAACATCCCTACTGCTCTTAGCTCTAGTGAATGCTTTATTCGTAATTATGATTCCTGGATGTGTCATTATTTGGACATacagtaaaatcattttaacagtttgtaaaattaaatctgtgGATGGCCGTAAAAAGGCCTTCTCTACCTGCTCCTCACATCTCACTGTTGTAATCCTGTTCTATGGTGCACATCTGATTGTTTATATTAGTTCCACAGTAAATAATGATAATCCAAGTGTTCTCATCTTGATCTCCATTATCAACTGTATCCTGACTCCTTTTGCAAACCCCATCATTTACAGCTTCAGAAATAAAGAGTTAAAGACTGCTATTCAGAAACACTTCCGTTTTCCTCGTTTACATCCCCTGTAA